GGCCGTGGCCACCCGCATCGGGTCGAGCTCGAGGCCGAGCACCCGCACGTCCGGGCAGACGCGCTGCAACCGTGCCGCCAGCTCGATCGAGGTGATCGGGCTCGCCCCGAAGCCCAGGTCGACGACAAGCGGCGCCTCGACAGCGCGCAGTGCCCCGCCCAGCGTCGCGGTGATCCAGTTGTCCATGCGGCGCAGCCGATTCGGGTTCGTGGTGCCGCGCGTCGGCAACCCCAGTACGCGAGCGCGGCCGGCCGCCAGCCGGGACCGCGACTTGCGGGGTGCGTTGATCACGAACGCAAAGGGTAGCGTCGCGGATCGTGCCCGACCTGCTCGCCGACCTGACCACGCTGCGCCTCGGCGGACCCGCCGCACGCACGGTCACGGTGGCGAGCGCGGACGAGCTGGTCGATGCCGTGCAGACCGCCGACGCCGCCGGTGAACCGGTGCTCGTGGTCGGCGGTGGCAGCAACCTGGTGGTGGCCGACGCGGGTTGGCCCGGCGCGGTGATCGTGATCCGTAGCGAGGGAATCGGCTGGACCGGGCTCGGCGACCGCGTGAGCGTCACGGCACAGGCCGGCGTGGTCTGGGACGACCTGGTCGCGATCACGGTCCGGGAAGGCTGGTCCGGGCTCGCGCCGATGTCGGGAATCCCCGGCCTCGCCGGCGCCACGCCGATCCAGAACGTAGGCGCGTACGGCAGCGAGGTCGCCGACGTCATCAGCACGCTGACCGTGCTCGACCGGCGCACCGGCGCAGTCGAACGGTGGGATCCGGACCGGTGTGGATTCGGCTTCCGCACCAGCGCGTTCAAGCACACCGACCGGTACGTGGTACTCGACGTGACGTTCGAACTGGTTCGCAGCGAACTGAGCGGCCCGGTGCGCTACCTCGAACTGGCCCGCCGGCTCGGCGTCGAGCCGGGCGAACAGGTTGCGCTGGCGCGGATGCGCGAGGTCGTGCTGGACCTGCGACGCAGCAAGGGCATGCTGCTGGACGCGGTCGATCACGACACGTGGAGCGTCGGCTCGTTCTTCGTCAACCCGTTCGTCGAGCCGGGCCTCGTCCCGGACGGCTGCCCGCACTGGGTGGTCGACGAGCAGGTGAAGCTGTCCGCCGCCTGGCTCATCGAGAACGCCGGCTTCGGCAAGGGGTTCAGCGGCGGACGCGAGCACGTCAGCGTCTCGACCAAGCACACCCTCGCGCTCACGAACCGGGGCGGCGCGACGACCGCGGAGCTTCTCGATCTCGCGGCCGAGATCCGCACCGGCGTCCAGGCCCGGTTCGGCGTCACGCTGCGCCCCGAGGCGCACCTGGCCGGCGTCACGCTCTGATTCGCCCGTGACGGCCCCGATCCCACTGCCGGCCCCGGTGCCGAAGGCAACTGCGCGCCGGCTCGTGGTCGCCGATTCGTGCTGTGCCGTGACTCGGGCATGATTTGCGGGGTACACGTGTTACGTCAGCCACGGGTCGGCACAGGAGAGGGGCGACGGGTGCATCGCATCGCGCGCGCTGGCCTCCCCCGACGGGTCGCCATGCTCAGCGTGCACACCTCCCCGCTGGACGCCCCCGGCGGTGGCGACGCGGGCGGCATGAACGTCTACATCGTCGAGACGGCCAAACGGCTGGCGGCCGACGGCGTCGAGGTCGAGATCTTCACCCGCGCGACGTCCAGCGACCAGCCGCCGCGGGTCGAGCTGGAGCCGGGCGTGCTCGTCCGGCACGTGACCGCCGGGCCGTTCGAAGGGCTGGCCAAGGGCGACCTGCCGGCCCAGCTGTGCGCCTTCACCGCAGGTGTGATGCGCGCCGAGGCGTTCCAGGACCCGGGCTGGTACGACGTGATCCACTCGCACTACTGGCTGTCCGGGCAGGTCGGCTGGCTGGCCCGCGAGCGTTGGGGTGTGCCGCTCGTGCATTCGGCACACACCCTGGCCAAGGTAAAGAACGCGCTGCTCGCGGCCGGTGACGTCCCCGAGCCGCGGGCCCGCATCATCGGCGAGGAGCAGGTGGTGGCCGAGGCGGACCGGTTGATCGCGTCCACCGCCGAAGAGGCCGACGAGCTGGTCAGGCTCTACACGGCCGACCCGGCACGGGTGCGGACGATCGCCCCCGGCGTCGACCTGGACACGTTCACGCCCGGCGACCGGGCCGCCGCGCGGTCGGCCCTCGGGTTGCGCGCGGACGTGCCGACGCTGCTGTTCGTCGGGCGGATCCAGCCGCTGAAGGCGCCGGACGTGCTGTTGCGCGCCGCGTCGCTGCTGCAGGCCCGCGTGCCCGCACTGCAGGTCGTCGTGCTCGGCGCACCCAGCGGCTCCGGCCTGGACGAGCCGAACTGGCTCACCGGCATCGCCGATTCGCTGTCGCTGCAGGACACCGTCCGCTTCGTCCCGCCGGCCGACCGGGCTACCGTCGCGCAGTTCTACCGCGCCGCGGACCTGACCGTCGTGCCCAGCTACAACGAGTCGTTCGGATTGGTCGCGCTCGAGTCGCAGGCCTGCGGAACCCCGGTGGCGGCCGCAGCCGTCGGCGGGCTGACGACCGCGGTGGCCGACGGAGTCTCCGGGGTGCTCGTCGACGGGCACGAGCCCGAGCAGTGGGCCAAGGTGCTGGGCGATCTGCTGTGTGCGCCCGCCGAACTCGCGCGGTTGACCGACGGCACCCGGGCGAACGCGGAGCGGTTCAGCTGGACGCGCACCACGAGCGCCCTGATCGACGCGTACGCCGAGGCGATCGGCGCGCTGCGGAGTCAGGCCGTGGCTCGGTGAGCGACCGGGCGAGCGCGCAGGACGTGATCGCCGACGTGCTGCACGATCAGGAGCTCGAGCACGAGCGGCTGGACGAGCGCACCTTCGCCGTCGCGCTCCCCGGCGAGAAGCGGCTGAAGACGGCTTGTGTGCTGACCGTGGCCACGCACGCGCTGGAGATCGAGGCGTTCGTGATGCGCAAGCCGGACGAGAACGCGGAGCAGGTGTACGCCTACCTGCTGCAGCGCAACGCCCGCATGTACGCGGTGTGCTGGGCGATCGACTCGGCCGGGGACGTCTACCTGACCGGCCGTGTGCCGCTGTCGTCGATCACACCCGAGGAGATCGATCGCATCCTGGGCTGCGTGCTCGAGTACGCCGACGGCACGTTCAACACCCTGCTCGAGATGGGCTTCGCGACCTCGATCCGCCGCGAGTGGGCCTGGCGGGTCAAGCGCGGCGAGTCGCTGGCGAACCTGCAGGCGTTCAAGGCCTTCGCCGAACGCCCCGCCGAGTGAACGATGCCCGGACCGCCACGCTGTGGGGGTGTTCACGGCTGGCAGGATTGAGGGCGTGCCGACCCTGATCCTGCTCCGCCACGGCGAGAGCGACTGGAACAACAAGAACCTGTTCACCGGCTGGGTGGACGTCGACCTGAGCGAGGCAGGCGTGGCCGAGGGCCGCCGCGGCGGCGAACTGCTGCGCGAGCACGGCTTGCTGCCGGACGTGGTGCACACGTCGTTGCTGCGCCGCGCGATCCGCACCGCGAACATCGCGCTGGACGTCGCCGACCGGCACTGGCTGCCGGTGCGTCGCTCGTGGCGGCTCAACGAACGGCACTACGGCGCCTTGCAGGGCAAGGACAAGGCGCAGGTTCGCGACGAGTTCGGCGACGAGCAGTTCATGCTGTGGCGCCGCTCGTACGACACCCCGCCGCCGCCGCTGGCCGACGACGACCCGCACAGCCAGGTCGGCGACGCGCGGTACGCGGATCTGCTGGACAGCGTGCCGCGCACCGAGTGCCTCAAGGACGTCGTGGCGCGGCTGCTGCCGTACTGGTACGACGCGATCGTGCCCGACCTGCGCAACGGCACCGTGCTGGTGGCCGCGCACGGCAACTCGCTGCGGGCGCTGATCAAGTACCTGGACAAGATGTCCGACGACGCCGTGGTCGCCCTGAACGTGCCCACCGGCATCCCGCTGCGGTACGAGCTGGACGCGAGCACGATGCTGCCGACCCGGCCCGGCGAGTACCTCGACCCGGACGCCGCGGCCGCCGCGATCCAGGCCGTCGCAAACCAGGGCAAGAAGTAGCGTCTCGCGGGGTCGTCGCGGTTCCGCCGGTCACCTCGCCGGACCTCGACGTTCGGCGCGCGCGGAGGCGGTCCGTACCATCGTCGGCGTGTGGGGCTTCGCGATCGCGGTCGGTGTGATGTGCCTGGTGCTCGGCGTGTTCGCCGGGGTCAGGCTGTCCGAGCGGCGGGCCGCCGACCGCGCGGCTCGGGCCCCGCAGCCCTCGGCGAGCCGGCCGCGTCTCGTCGCACAGCTTCCCGCGTTGTCCTCGCTCGTCATCGAGGCGCTGGACAGCGGCGTCGTGGTGCTGGACGAGCAGGAGCGGGTGGTGCTGGTGAACCCGGCGGCGCGCGCCATGGACGTCGTCGCGGTCGACCAGCTGGCGTTCGAGCCGCTGCGCGAGGTCGCCCGCCGTGCCCGCGAGGTGGGCGGCGCGATCGCCGAGGCCGTCGATCTGCCGATCGGCCGGCTGGGACGCGAACCGATCGCGCTGGCGGTCACCGCGGTGCCGATCAGTGACGGGCAGAACCCGAATTCGACCGCGCTGCTGCTGACCGACCTGAGCGAGCAGCGCCGCCTGGACGCGGTGCGCCGCGACTTCGTCGCCAACGTCTCGCACGAGCTGAAGACGCCGGTCGGGGCCCTGACCCTGCTGGCCGAGGCGGTTCAGGACGCCGCCGACGCTCCCGAGGCGGTGGCCCGCTTCGCCGGCCGG
This genomic stretch from Jatrophihabitans cynanchi harbors:
- the mshA gene encoding D-inositol-3-phosphate glycosyltransferase, with the protein product MLSVHTSPLDAPGGGDAGGMNVYIVETAKRLAADGVEVEIFTRATSSDQPPRVELEPGVLVRHVTAGPFEGLAKGDLPAQLCAFTAGVMRAEAFQDPGWYDVIHSHYWLSGQVGWLARERWGVPLVHSAHTLAKVKNALLAAGDVPEPRARIIGEEQVVAEADRLIASTAEEADELVRLYTADPARVRTIAPGVDLDTFTPGDRAAARSALGLRADVPTLLFVGRIQPLKAPDVLLRAASLLQARVPALQVVVLGAPSGSGLDEPNWLTGIADSLSLQDTVRFVPPADRATVAQFYRAADLTVVPSYNESFGLVALESQACGTPVAAAAVGGLTTAVADGVSGVLVDGHEPEQWAKVLGDLLCAPAELARLTDGTRANAERFSWTRTTSALIDAYAEAIGALRSQAVAR
- a CDS encoding UDP-N-acetylmuramate dehydrogenase, with amino-acid sequence MPDLLADLTTLRLGGPAARTVTVASADELVDAVQTADAAGEPVLVVGGGSNLVVADAGWPGAVIVIRSEGIGWTGLGDRVSVTAQAGVVWDDLVAITVREGWSGLAPMSGIPGLAGATPIQNVGAYGSEVADVISTLTVLDRRTGAVERWDPDRCGFGFRTSAFKHTDRYVVLDVTFELVRSELSGPVRYLELARRLGVEPGEQVALARMREVVLDLRRSKGMLLDAVDHDTWSVGSFFVNPFVEPGLVPDGCPHWVVDEQVKLSAAWLIENAGFGKGFSGGREHVSVSTKHTLALTNRGGATTAELLDLAAEIRTGVQARFGVTLRPEAHLAGVTL
- a CDS encoding type III secretion system chaperone family protein, giving the protein MSDRASAQDVIADVLHDQELEHERLDERTFAVALPGEKRLKTACVLTVATHALEIEAFVMRKPDENAEQVYAYLLQRNARMYAVCWAIDSAGDVYLTGRVPLSSITPEEIDRILGCVLEYADGTFNTLLEMGFATSIRREWAWRVKRGESLANLQAFKAFAERPAE
- a CDS encoding phosphoglyceromutase codes for the protein MPTLILLRHGESDWNNKNLFTGWVDVDLSEAGVAEGRRGGELLREHGLLPDVVHTSLLRRAIRTANIALDVADRHWLPVRRSWRLNERHYGALQGKDKAQVRDEFGDEQFMLWRRSYDTPPPPLADDDPHSQVGDARYADLLDSVPRTECLKDVVARLLPYWYDAIVPDLRNGTVLVAAHGNSLRALIKYLDKMSDDAVVALNVPTGIPLRYELDASTMLPTRPGEYLDPDAAAAAIQAVANQGKK